A region of Thermococcus barossii DNA encodes the following proteins:
- a CDS encoding adenine nucleotide alpha hydrolase family protein, protein MKAVALLSSGIDSPVAIYLMLRKGFEITPVHFRQSGTKESKVFELCEVLGKYGKLNEAVIVDAYEEQAPVFSKLAEIGKGKWTCLFCKYMMLRKACRVGHEIGARAIVTGDSLGQVASQTLDNLMIISRASDLPILRPLIGLDKEEIVRIAKEIGTFDISIEPEESCPFVPRYPIVRGSLGEFERIRERLVREGVL, encoded by the coding sequence ATGAAAGCGGTGGCGCTGCTCAGTTCGGGCATAGACTCGCCCGTGGCGATATACCTCATGCTCAGGAAAGGCTTTGAGATAACCCCCGTTCACTTCCGGCAGAGCGGTACGAAGGAGTCCAAGGTTTTTGAGCTCTGCGAGGTTCTCGGAAAGTACGGAAAGCTGAATGAGGCGGTTATAGTAGATGCCTACGAGGAACAGGCACCGGTTTTTTCGAAGCTGGCGGAGATTGGAAAGGGAAAGTGGACGTGCCTCTTCTGTAAATACATGATGCTCAGGAAGGCGTGCAGGGTGGGACATGAGATTGGGGCAAGAGCTATAGTCACAGGCGATTCCCTCGGCCAAGTTGCTTCCCAGACCCTTGACAACCTTATGATAATAAGCAGGGCTAGCGACCTTCCGATCCTGAGGCCGCTTATTGGTCTTGACAAGGAAGAGATAGTTAGAATTGCTAAGGAGATTGGCACGTTCGATATAAGCATCGAACCTGAAGAATCGTGCCCCTTCGTTCCGAGGTATCCGATAGTGAGGGGTTCACTCGGTGAGTTTGAGAGGATAAGGGAGAGACTTGTTAGAGAAGGTGTGCTCTAA
- a CDS encoding DUF998 domain-containing protein: MTLQRLWSYVAIFLPLIFIVGLLIVVNQNPWFSFTDNALSDMGSIRNPVNYYFNGFLMVFAVLGFVASLGALRNGLAYLMPLAMVLLFLVGVFPEEYAPHARRRSSSTFWPWRI; encoded by the coding sequence ATGACTCTTCAGCGTTTATGGTCGTACGTGGCCATCTTCCTCCCGCTCATCTTCATCGTCGGACTCCTCATCGTTGTGAACCAGAACCCGTGGTTTTCGTTCACAGACAACGCCCTGAGCGACATGGGTTCAATACGGAATCCGGTGAACTACTACTTCAACGGTTTTTTGATGGTCTTTGCCGTTCTGGGTTTTGTGGCCTCCCTCGGTGCGCTGAGGAACGGTCTGGCTTACCTGATGCCCCTCGCGATGGTTCTCCTGTTCCTCGTTGGAGTTTTTCCTGAGGAGTACGCGCCGCACGCCCGGCGGCGGTCTTCTTCTACGTTCTGGCCCTGGCGGATATAG
- a CDS encoding type II toxin-antitoxin system VapC family toxin, whose amino-acid sequence MAKFFADTYALVEILRGNPNYSTYAEEELYTTEFNLLELSYALTRDFGEKKAKAIVELVRSVFIILTPDTTHYVRASTLRLRAKKEGKKLSLIDCLGYVLAKDMEMRFLTGDKEFVNMENVEFVK is encoded by the coding sequence ATGGCTAAGTTCTTCGCCGATACCTACGCCCTCGTTGAAATCCTCAGAGGAAACCCCAACTACTCAACATATGCTGAAGAGGAACTGTATACAACCGAATTCAACCTGCTAGAGCTGTCGTATGCCCTGACAAGGGACTTTGGAGAGAAGAAAGCTAAAGCTATCGTGGAACTCGTGAGGAGCGTTTTTATTATCCTGACGCCCGATACAACGCATTACGTCCGGGCATCAACCCTAAGACTTCGGGCCAAAAAGGAAGGGAAAAAGCTTTCTTTGATAGATTGTCTGGGTTACGTTCTAGCAAAGGACATGGAAATGAGGTTTCTCACGGGCGATAAGGAGTTTGTAAACATGGAAAACGTGGAATTTGTGAAGTGA
- a CDS encoding nucleotidyltransferase domain-containing protein: protein MKFSNLPIGLSELEEAASKFKREHGKVFDVVLYGSTTQGKDSPNDFDFMVVLRGADDSERFELSFEFKEMLVDTGFPHEKLDVKAINLEQMWNPNYLAVPGIVITGYSLIRKRPVHELMNGEGYALFVLDVRGMTKNERNKFSFALRGRDGKSGILKELEGHYLAPWVVLLPVEATYRFKEFLRVWRVNYELYLMFGVPYESKVWGIEISSGGLQP from the coding sequence ATGAAGTTCTCAAACTTACCGATAGGATTAAGTGAACTGGAAGAGGCCGCGAGTAAATTCAAGAGGGAGCATGGAAAGGTCTTTGATGTGGTTCTGTATGGATCCACGACCCAGGGGAAAGACTCCCCCAACGATTTTGACTTCATGGTCGTGCTCCGGGGGGCGGACGATTCTGAGAGGTTTGAACTCTCCTTTGAGTTCAAGGAGATGCTGGTAGATACAGGGTTTCCCCACGAAAAGCTGGACGTTAAGGCGATAAACCTTGAGCAAATGTGGAATCCCAACTACCTTGCTGTTCCGGGGATAGTGATTACTGGCTATTCCCTGATTAGAAAACGGCCAGTTCATGAGCTGATGAACGGAGAGGGATACGCGCTGTTCGTCCTCGATGTCAGGGGGATGACAAAGAACGAGAGGAACAAATTCAGCTTCGCACTTCGCGGGAGGGATGGGAAAAGTGGTATACTGAAAGAACTGGAGGGACATTATCTGGCCCCATGGGTCGTCCTTCTGCCTGTGGAGGCCACTTACCGGTTCAAGGAATTTCTGAGAGTATGGAGGGTTAACTACGAGCTGTACCTGATGTTTGGGGTCCCGTACGAATCAAAGGTTTGGGGAATCGAGATCAGTTCTGGTGGACTCCAACCTTAA
- a CDS encoding antitoxin family protein — protein sequence MPIVVEAVYENGILKPVKKLNLPEKSRVLIKVEVFGILKDWDVDPQKLKDELREAHG from the coding sequence GTGCCAATAGTCGTTGAGGCCGTGTATGAAAACGGAATTTTAAAACCTGTAAAAAAGCTCAACCTGCCTGAAAAGAGCAGGGTGCTCATAAAGGTTGAAGTCTTTGGAATTCTGAAGGACTGGGACGTTGACCCTCAAAAGCTGAAGGATGAACTGAGGGAGGCACATGGCTAA